In Glycine soja cultivar W05 chromosome 10, ASM419377v2, whole genome shotgun sequence, the genomic stretch GGTGGTCTCTGCACAATCTCTCCATTCACAAATAATTCACCTGCGCAATTAATATATTTGGAAAGAATTACCAACCTCATCAGTAATGGTAAATAATAGAAAAGGATAAACTAGTGGTTGTTCTATAAAAggacaaaacaaaattttgtaaagaaaaacatAGGACCTTTGATTTATcatacaaacaaacaaaaacaaggaACTAAAGCCTCTAATGAAGGAGTGTATGTAGCGGGATATTATGCGATCTGATGTATCAACTCCAATGATTCTGCAACTACATAGTTGATGAAGCAACAGAACAGGATAGAAGGGAAATTCTGTCAGTCCATTAGCATTCAAAGCTAGACATTACTCAGAATGAGTTATTAGCTTTGCCAAGATGGACTATGTATAAAGGgagaattttaatataaaaaattgatgtaattTGAACAGACTGCAAACCTAGGACAACCTAAATGTTGTGGACAGCTATTTTTTACATAGCAATGATAATGCATCTTCATAGCTATATGTTTCATCTCCCACTGATCTGCATCTCCACAAAGTATATAAAGAGTAGAGAACAGTTAAAGAGAGACATTTGATGTAAGTCCATACATCAAGCCAAACCTTGCAAGTTGTAAGGCACCCTAGCTATCTTGCAGAAGATGGACTGAcatttcaaagaaaacaaattaaatggaAACGTCGAAACTCATGCAGTCATGCCACATTTCACTATGTTGGTTAGCAGTCAGCACTCAAATCCTCAAACTATCAAAGCTAAACCTAGTGTGACACACTAACTATCCTAGTCAACAGGGATAGGAGCACAGGACACTCGACATTTTATTACTTCGACGGGAATTCCAGATTGAAACTTAGAGTCTTAGACCGATAACATATAACCAATCTTCTAGAATTGCAAGAAAAATGGTGGCTGTGATGAAAAGAGTTAAAAGCCAACACATCCTTAAATTCTCACCTCCATAGTCTTTGTGTTCAGGATCTACATATGAATCTGGGAGAACAAACAAAACTCCAGGCAAACCTAATTGAAGAGAAACGAAAAAGTTTGAATATTAAAGCAACAAAATGTAAGTGCTAACAATAAAGGCACAAAATTACAACACATCCATGACAGACCTTCCAGCTTATTCGATGTCTCCTCATCAATGTCACATCCAAATGCGAAGTACCTCTCACAGGAAACATTGTAAATCTTTTTCTTAGCTTCCTCTTCACTGAAAACCAACATCAGAAACCCCACATTATCACAAGCTGTTTCCTATTtcgatgattaaaaaaaaacaccaaataagctaaacctaattaaaacattcaaccattttaattaacaaaaaacagAAGAATTCATTTTTCCAtgcttaacaaataaataaaccacAGCTCACAAGAATACCcaataaactaaaactaaaatcaaacattaaaaaaaaaaaaccagcgCAACCCAGAAACCCAATAAAACAccctgaaaaaaaaagaataaacttACAATCTTGCCAAGAACCCATTtcaagggtttcaatttcagATAGCAAATAGGAGGAAGCGAGACATGCCAAGAACCCAGTTTTctacggttaaaccaaaaaaaaaaacccaataacctaataaatttaaaaaaaaacaataaaaatatgaaatttccaATCCTTAAGCGCAACCCAGAAGCACATTaaaccaaaattaattaaaattaaaaaacacgtAAAACagagtgaattttttttgtttttaaaatctcaagacttaaaaaagaagaagttaaTAACCTAATCCAAGAGATATATAAATGGAAACAACAAAAACTGAAATTGGAAGAACAAGAGAGGGGGAACTCGACCTGCCAAGAACCTTGGCGAGGGTTTGAACGTAGCAAtctatcatctgttgcttggTAGCGCCTTCGCCGCCGGGCTTGTGGATGACGACGAGCCAGTGATGGTAGTCGCAGCCCGGGAACAGGGGCGCCATGTCCGTCGGAGGGCGCTCCGTGATCGACGACAAGATGGAGGTGGGCTTTCCCGTGTTCAGGGGCGAGTACGCCGAGTCTCCGGGGCGGTTGCAGAGGCACCGGACGACGGCGAAGCGGGCGGTGAGGGGCGGATAGGGGCGGGGAGCGACGGGGAGTGCAGAGGAGAGGAGGCGACGCGAGGCGGCGACGGAGAGGTGGCGGAGGGAGGTGAGTGGAAGGAGTCGTCGGGCCATTGCGAATGACTGAGGATGGATGTCTCTGTTATGCTAATCCAAAAGGGTGGCGTAGAATAAGGTTTTTCAAACCATCTATTTAACCGATAATCTATCTTTAATTCTTATTGTGTACAAAAATTCTTTTGATCAGTTACAAATATACACATACATCGTGAATGAGTTAGCTGACACACCTAACATATACATCTTCATATTTGTATATCAAGGCACCAAAAAATATCCTGGAATTAGAGAGCAAAGATACTTGCATTAATTTTAgcataaaataatcttatattgcgattcaatcaaaaaataccttttatgataaattttattgattttttatcttattatctTTGTAAGACTATTTTACACGAttaatatatcattattattgtatatttgtactcattatataatttattataaattacaaaatcatgaacaaaactcattaaattaatatgttaaaaaaattgtaatatttaataaaattcaattcatagtaaaaagaatttaatgtttatatattaacaatataaaataattttatagcgctatcaaattaaatatcatcgtttgaattattttaagataattattttaaaaattaacaaatttatcataaataatgaattataattaaatgactaTATGAAATTGTTTATGCGAtgaatacataattatttttctctagtaaatatatgttaaaaaatgtattattaacatatatttttggaTTGACTAAGTATAGGTCTATGCATGAGTAAAATTGCAATAATtcctcaataaaaaaatactaatcattcTACAAAAGATTTGAATGacaaaaagagaaatatattaaaatcacataatataatatgataataataagtTTGTTAACTTTTGTAATGATCATCTTTAAAAGCATAACATAGTCAATTAGTCATTAAACTCATAAAATAGGAGATAGtatcattaattatataaacattaatGATAAGTGAGACCCAAAAAATTGTtaacttttttagaaatttaaatcaGAGAAATCATTAGAAAAAAAGTATTAGAGCAAGTGTCTCTATAATTTCTCAAAAAATAATGTCAGAAACAAAGTAAACTTAACTCGCTATCTCAAGGTTTGCAAATTTTACAACACGAGGCAGAATAAAGATGGATAAAATgaatattattatgtttatttgaCTTGCTCAACCAAGCACAATACAAGCTTCTCCATCTTATAATTAACTGGCATTAAAATACATGGTGCAAGTGTCATGAAATATCCAAAGCCATAAAACATTGTATAAATATGCATGGCCaactactttttattatttataaatcttaaacacttttatttttctcttccaaTGTTTTTCTATAGACAACACAAAATAGCACTGATCAAATACAACTTGTGGTTGTTACAGATCAATGATAATTCATGTGCAGGTAGACTGGTGTTGAAGATTGCGTAGTTGGTCCTCCAATGAAGATACTCACTGTTTTCCCAGTGGCCTTGTTCTTGAAACCATGTGCTCAGATTTCTGTTCAcattatgaataaaatttaagtGAAGGAAAGGAAACAAAACATAATGCATTAACTGCTTCCCAAGCAGAACATGAACGAAAAGACGCAAGCAGAACAGTTTTTGGATAGGATAGATCATAGATGCATAGCAATTGCAAGAGTAAGAAGGTCACagaaatataataaagaaaaatatattagtaacaTGCTCTCTAACACGCTTTTTATTATtgactaaaatttattgaaaatcacagAATTTTGTATATCTCACTTCTGATTTACTGAGCTCCATTCatgattttgtagttttcaataaattttaaccaataatagaGTTTCTTAGAAAGAGTCTGATATGGTGTGTTTCTAACATTCCTCTATAATTAATAAGAATTAGGATCATCCTAGATTTGAGTGGAAGAAAGAGGACAAAAACCaaaagtttaaaagaaaaaaaagaattcaataCTATTATAATATCAGAATGAATATGATGACAACTTTTCCTTATCAACAATTAATTGGCAATGATATATTCTTAATCAACATTGCTGCAGAATTGTACCAATTTTCTGCTTCTGCTACCTACTGTCATCAAGCATTAGCATTTTTTTCTtagttctttttccttttccattcCTTTTATTGATTATTGTTCTCTATCTCACAGAAAAAAAGGACTAAGAAGCAACTGACCTGTTCTGAATGTGGCAAATATTTCCCATCAAATGTCAATACCACACGATCCTTCCCATCTACtcctttaattttatcaacCGAGCAGTAGAAATCTATTGCTGACATGCTAAACATGAAATGGACAAATAAATAATGAGAGAAATTCTTCAAAGATAATCAGACAGTAGtatttatacatttatttaCGCTGCTTTGGGTATGGCATTTTTTATTGCCTCTAACATCAATCTCATAAGCTCACTATAGTAATCCTGTTCCATTCTAATGTAACTAACTAATGGGGAACTCACCTGTTATAACTAACTGATAATTGGGGCTACCTAACATAGTATAATGGATATGATTGTGATAAGCACCACAAAACCTTTGTGAATGGCTATGTTGAAAGCAAATTATCTTTCCCAGTCTCTGGGTGTCTTGGCTCCATTAATCAAAACCCTTTAATGTCAAATCtttttataatatgatattttccTTGGCTCTAggtttttcacttttattatgCAAGAGGTTCTAAAATGTCATCTGTTTATTGAGACTAAAGACTTAGATTATTGCCATATTATTTCTTCTTCAGAcagaattcttttttcttttctttttagttgaAGTAGAAACAAGCAGCAAATGaggttttttgaaaattaagaaaaaaaacattatgcCATATATATTCACAGATCATATACACCTAAAAGTCCAGACATCCTGACTTCCTGAGAATAATTAGTCAGTGTTTTCAAGTATTTAAGCCTTCAATTATTGATGGTTAAAATTGCTGGAACAGTGATGGCAAATGGGATAACCACAATCATAGGAATATCTATACATAATGTACTATCCATTGAAGATTCTCTCTAACCATTTCTGCAGCTTGCCTAAGTTGCATAACATAGAAGTCTTGTTTTGTCAACTAGTATCAACACACATTTAGTGTACAGTTTGCTTCAAAGCTTAAGCATAAACAACATGTGTAACCTACTGCAAGATCAGAAAATAAAACTAGGTTTTAACAGCAGGAGTTTATATTTAATGGAGATAGAGAAATTTATTTCGGACAGGGACCaagtatcaaaacaaaaatgttgaGCATTTCCTTAAACCAATATATCTTTTCTTATCaaatcttcaaaaaaaaaaaatcttttctcATCAATTAGCTTTAAAGCTGAATGAACAAGAAAACATGATACACTCAACTCAAGTCATATATAGAAAAACACCAAACAACTTCATCTTGAGCATTCATGAGAAATATATCATTATGTAATTGAAACTTACATCCCATCACCAAACTCCTCATTGATTATTTCTTTGATGCTCTCCCCAAAATGCATAACAGCTTCATTCAACCTATGAAATAGAAGATCAGCATAActcaacaaattaaatatatataaaaggaagtTGATATGCATTACACTTGACATATTTCCAACATTAGAATCCTCAAAAACATGTTACAACAGAACTACCATGTGCATACATGTTGATCACTTTGGTTTCATAAGAGTATGTCCTAAACTCCTCAAAATGACATAAACCCTTTGAAGAAACAGAAACATGTCTACTTAAAGACACCCAtgacagttaaaaaaaatgacattttgaCATCGCTCACTGACAAATTTACATCTAAACATTCATCATAATGTCATGTTAACACGACAACCTCCCATACCCATTTGGCCATTGCACCGAAGACAAGACAACAAGTGTATGTTTACTCCACAACAGCTTGATCATCAGCAGAGGCACATATGAGAACCAAAACTTACGATTTCCCATCTCTTATTTTTACAATCTTTAAACTAgctacataaaaattaaattgtggCGTTTAATGCTAATACATCATCATCAGTACATAAGGTTTTCACATGTTTACAATCATGCTTTGACACATTATTGAAAACCTCACATGATTGAgtgaatattaataataataaaaaaaaaaagagtcttaGTTAGTCTCTCAAATTACAAGATTATGCAATTTTGGTTCCCAGATTCTTATTACACCCCAATTGGGTCCATCAGATTTTCTTTCATTCACAGTCAGGTTCCTCCATCCAATATTTACCAGAATTAGCTGGCTTGGCATACCAGGCATTAAAAACTGGAAGGACTCAATTCATAGAATTGAAACCTAAGACCAAAATTGCAGACTTGCTATAAGTGAGAGACTTAAAGTgcaataaatactaaaaaaaaaaaaaagcaatcgaCGAATTGAATCATGATTATATTGAAAGAACCCATTTCACCTCAGAAGTAAAAAATCCAACCTTTCACACAAAGAATAACTAGACAAGTAAAAATGACATGTGAAGAGGCACCTATAGACAGTGGGGTCTTGGATGAGATTAGGGTCATAAGACCTCAAAGGGGGTCTCATCATCTCAGAAACAAGGTCTTGGGGCAGGTCGGGCAGCGCTGCCCGAAGTAGAGGGGCAGTTTGGGGATTGAGCTGAGCCTGTCTCCTGAGAAGCTGAGCAACATAGACGTTGGTGAGTCCAGTCTCCTCCGCTAACTGATTGTAGGACTTGCCACTGTTGTGCTTCACAGCTTGGAGCTCTGCCACTATCTTTGCCTTCTTCTGCTCCATCACACCTACATGCTTcgcttccccttatcatcttctTATATATTACTACCCATTTCAATTAATTGATTTCCaaattatctatttattatagAATTTAGTTAGTTGtttcaacttaaaatttaattgttttaactttatattaattttgaaattaattttagatttataatttattttttagagttAAACTGAACATTCACGAAGTATTTGATTTGAGTTTGAAGTGTCGGTCATTAAGTTTAATAAAGTAAAAGAAGTCAAACACAAATTTTCTTGTGTTTAATCAATCAAGCAattttgaaaaggaaattaTCCACAGGCATCTATGCCTCCCTGTGTGattacaaatattaaattatagagattaaaaaaatatttaagttttttattattatttttataattttagaaatgagAAAGGATGGAGGGTATTTGATAGTTTTTTACcagaaaatatatgaaaatttttatttcacatccaattaaattttcccatattttaagataaaatcatACCTTCAATTACAATTTTATGTCAAATCCAGGGATCATATTTGATATACTGtactatttcttttattatgtttatgtttgtttccttgcttgtatttcc encodes the following:
- the LOC114372406 gene encoding cyanate hydratase, whose amino-acid sequence is MEQKKAKIVAELQAVKHNSGKSYNQLAEETGLTNVYVAQLLRRQAQLNPQTAPLLRAALPDLPQDLVSEMMRPPLRSYDPNLIQDPTVYRLNEAVMHFGESIKEIINEEFGDGIMSAIDFYCSVDKIKGVDGKDRVVLTFDGKYLPHSEQKSEHMVSRTRPLGKQ